TATTTGGATATTTCCTATTTTCCTACTTTCTCGTTGCCCAAGAAGAAAAAGCCAATTTCAAATCTCGCACCCATAATCACACAGCTTTCTCAGGGGGCATTCCGGACATCTTGGTTTGCGGGCTGTGCACAAACGCCTCCCGTGCCAGATCATTTGATGTGAAAAGTCTATCCAGTCCTTCTTGGGAATCAGGGGCATGAGGTCAAACTCGATCTTGACCGGATCGCTTTCCCTTGTAAGGCCTATGCGCTTAGACACGCGTTTTACGTGCGTGTCCACGACTATTCCGGGTATCCCAAAAGCGCTTCCGAGCACGACGTTGGCTGTCTTTCGCCCCACGCCAGGGAGTCTAACCAATGTCTCCAGATTGTCGGGGACCTTGCCGCCATGTTTCTCTATGAGCCCTGCGCAGCATGCCTTAATGCTCTTTGCCTTGTTGCGATAAAAGCCCGTGGGACGGATCATTTCCTCTAGATCCTCGATCGGCACTTCAGCAAAGTCGTTTGCAGTTCGCAGCTTCTTAAAGAGGGTCTTTGTCACCTCGTTTACGCGCGCATCCGTGCACTGGGCCGAAAGAATAGTGGCAATCAGCATCTCCAGGGGGGTTCTATGGTCCAGGGCAGTCTTGACATTCGGATAGGTGTTCCTTAGGATCTCCAAAATTTGCCTGATACGCTTTTTTGCAATTTTATCAGCCATGATTTCTACCTCTCAGCAAAAAAAGCCGGTTGCCAAGACAGGGCGCCAAGTCAAGTCCAACGTCGTTCGCGCCCTGGGCTTGACCTCCGGCGGGCTTGACAGCATTCTCTCTGCCCTCGTTCTGAGGGATCAAGGCATCGAGGTGGCCTGGATCAACTTTGAAACCCCGTTTTTCGCCTCGGATAAGGCACGTGAAGCCGCCCGCATGACAGGGATATCTCTTATGGTGAAAAACATTACCGGCGTCTACATTGAGATGCTCAGGAATCCCAACTGCGGCTACGGCGCCAACATGAACCCCTGCCTGGATTGTCACGCCCTCATGTTTCAGATTGCGGGATCGATCATGAAAAAAGAGGGGTTTGATTTTCTTTTCAGCGGTGAAGTAGTGGGCCAGCGGCCCATGTCCCAGACCAAACCTTCGCTGCGTTATGTTGAGAAAAACTCCGGTTTTGATGGCTACATCCTTCGCCCCCTAAGCGCCAAATTGCTCCCCCTTACTATTCCCGAAGAACTGGGCCTGGTGGATCGTGAGCGTCTGTTAGGCATTTCGGGGCGCGGGCGAAAGGAACAGATAAAACTGGCTGAGGCCTTTGGCGTCACGCAGTGTCCTGCTCCGGCCGGGGGATGTCTTCTGACGGATTCCGCGTTTTGCAAACGTCTAAAGGACCTCTTCGATCATCAGGATGATTGTCAAGAGCGAGACCTTGAGCTTCTAAAATACGGCCGCCATTTTCGTCTCCGTGAGAAACACAAGGTCATTGTAGGTCGCACAAAGGACGACAATAAACGGATCTCAAGTTTTGCAGATCCTTGCAAAGACATAAAACTCCGCATGACAGATATGCCAAGCCCGATTGTGCTGATCCCCTATGGCGCCCCGGGAGAGATAGTACATGAGGCAGCCACGCTTTGCGCAGCCCACAGCAAAGCCCCGGATGGCCAGCCGGCCCGCGTCTCAGTAAAAGCCCCCGGGGGTTCAAGCGTACTCACGGTCTTAAGCGCTCCTCGTGAAGAATATCATCGTTATCTTATCTAGCCAGCCGTCAGTCTTTACCTTTTACTTTTCTCTTTTCCTTGAGCTTTAATGTCTGTTTGACGAGATTCTTTTCATGCTCGTAATCGATCACCCTCTGAAGCATGATCTTCTGGGCCATGACCGGTCCGGCGCCATGCCATGTACCCACACCGTGAAGGCCGGCGGTCCAGTTCTGCAAGAGCTTGTGGACCTTCATGATATTTTCCGTGGGCTCATCAGATCCAAAACTGTAGAATTCCTCCACAAAGTCTTTGACCTCAGGGTTTTTCAATTCTTTAAGGGAAGGAAGTGTGACGATCAGACCGCCGCCAATATCTCCGGCCAGGGCCATGACCCTCCAGAAGGCATTGCAAACATTTAATTTTGAAACATTGCCCATGATTTCGTCAGGCAAGAATACACCGGAACCCGGGGGTTCCTCAGTGCCTTTGTGCGCGGCCGCCAATCCGCAAGCCCGGCTTGTCTCCCTTAAGACCACCATCTCCATCAATTGATCATTAATATGCGTGGCCTTTTCCAGGCCTTTGTATTCTTGAATGAGTTTTGAGGCGCCGATGATCTGATTCATAAAACCCACTTTGCAGGTCCCGCCGCAGGTCATGCGATGGGTCCTGGCAAAACGGCTCACGAGCTTTCCGGAATACGCGTACTCTCCACAGTGAAAAACCCGTTCCCAGGGAACAAAGACATTATCAAAGACTACCATGGATGTCTCACGCTGGCCGAAAACCGGGTTCCCCAATTCCTCAATGTCTTCGGCCATATCCCTTTCAGCGGAATACGGGGTGTATTGACACACAAAAGTAATCCCGTCGGCATCGACAGGGGTTGCAAATGCAACAGCGTAATCCTCTTCACCCTCGAAATGGGCGGCCTGGGGCAAGACCGCCAGCTCGTGGCTGGCATAGGCCCCGCTGATATTTATCTTGGCCCCTCGCACCACGATACCCTGTTTGTTCTTGTCCACAATCTTTAACGAAAGAAAAGGATCAGGCCAGTCCAGCGTCTTCTTGTTCCGACTTCCCCTTGGTTCGGTAAGCGCCCCCGCAACAGCGAGGTCCTTCGTTTGAACCATCTTCAGGTATTCCAGAAACCGGGGGTGGTATTCTGTCCCCAGATCGCGATCCATCTCCCAGGTGGTGCCGGCCAGGGAATGAAAGGCATCATATCCTGCACACCGATATATGCATGTTCCGAGCATCTCTGCCGTAAAGGTGCCTGCTTCGGCCTTTTTTACCAGGTCTTCCGTGCCGGCGCTTACATGAGTGTATCTATTTACCGCATCGTCAATCAGGGGCGAGTAGCAGGTCATGATATCCTTGTATCTGGGATCAAGGGCCCAGGCATAGCTGGCCTTGTTGGCTTCCACAACGGTTCGGGTATTTCTGTTTTCAAGGATGTTCTCCACCCGCTTGCCGTTCATAAATACCCTGGGTTTCAGCTTTTTCAGGCTTTCCTCAAATTGTTCCGGTGTCATTAAGGCCATCTGTTCCTCCTCAGGTATTGAAATTCCAAGAAACCACCCCCTGGATAACCAAAGCCTGGGCCTCTTGGTCAGAATGCTGCTACTTCGACGTTGAGCCTTCTTTCTGAAGCTTCCTTAATCTTTCCCAAATATCCTCTACCTGTCTTCTGGTTTCCTCAATAGAACCTTCGTTATGTACCACAAAGTCGGCATACCCGACTTTCTCGTCTATGGGAAGTTGCGCCTTGAGGATATTGGCTGCTTCCTCTTTACTGATGCCGTCCCGTTTGGCCAGGCGCTCTACCTGTTGCTCCTGTGGGATGTGAACAACCAGGAGCTTATGAAACATATACTGCAAGTTTAGCTCAATCAGGAGTGGGACCACTACCTGGATGATGGCGCCAGGGTCCTTTTCCGCGATCTCATTTACCTGTTTCAAGAATTCTTCATAGATTGGTGGATGCGTATAAGCCTCGAGCTTCTTTCTTTTTTCCAGATCTCGAAAGACGATTTTTGAGAGCTTTTTGCGGTCCAGAGCGCCATCTTCCTTAAGGACCTGCTTTCCAAAATAATCGACGATTTTTTCAAAGGCCGGCCTTCCCGGTTCAACCACCTGCCTTGCGATCAAATCAAAATCGATCAAGGGAACCCCCAGTTCCTGTAACACATCGGACACGGCGGTCTTTCCGCTGGCAATGCCTCCGGTCACGCCCAGGAGCAAACGGTTGTCTTTGCCTCTGATGGTCTTGGCAAATTCTTCCAGACGGCTGTAGGCAGGTGGGAACAGGGGCGTCACGTCACCCTCGGCGCCGGCGAAACTGATGGGGTAGCGAACGCCTCTACGATAGAGGGCCTCCATGCCCCGGAGGGCCTTTTCCATCATGTGCGCCGGCACGGCCATGACCAGATCTTCATCCTGGCAGTGTCCGTAGCGCCGTTCACCATAGCAGGGGATAGTCAATGAAGGTTTACCGGTCAAATAGCACCTGGCGATGGCGTCCGAGCAGGAGGATTCTCCCACACAATGGAACTGCATGACTTCATAGTCTTCAAACTGGAGCGAATTGATCAAGAGCATCATCTGAGCAGGATTGGCGTAGATGAGGACAATCTCAGGTTCAAAGGGATTGTAGACCAGAGGGGCCATGGCCACGGCCTTGTACTTTCCAAGTGGGATGCGGGGGATACAGGCCTCGTATTTCCTGGCGTCTTCCTTAGTCTTGACCCAGACAATGCTTCGGAACGTGCCGTCCTTGTAAGTATCCGGAGTGTCTGTCAGACCCAGGATAGAAGGACAGGCCGGAAACACGAAATCGTCAAGCTCTGCCCCCACGGTCCAGTCAAAGTTTCTGACAAGCGTAATCAGTTGACAAAGGGTTACCTTGTGCTCTGTCCTGCGCAAAAACGGAATTTTTTCAAGGTCTTCATGTTTTTCCAGCATCTTAAAGGCCACAGGAAAGGACTTGAGCCTCATTAAAAGCTCCATCCTTCTGATCAGCTTTTCCCAATCAGTCTCCTTTTCCATTAGAAGGGCTCCTTTCTGAAGGCGATCGGTGCATAACTTCCATTTTGCAGGGCTTTGATGAGGCCGCCCTCATCCTTGATGACTTCAGAAAACCGGGTCGCGTAGACTCCGACTTCACCGATCGCATGGGCATCGCTTCCGCCTGTGACCGGAAGGCCCAGGCCGGCAGCAACCTTTGACGCAAACCGATTCTCTTTTTCCGTGACTTTACCGTTCATGACCTCTACGGCATCGACCCATTTGAAAAGGGGTCTTTCCATGGCCTTTTCCGGGGTCAGTCCGAGGCGGCCCACACCAAAGGTCAAGAACCCCCTGAATGGGTGGGGCACAATTATGAACCCATCTTCTTTTAAGGCATCCTCTCTGAGGTCCTCCAGTCTGATAATCCCCTTGATAGGCTTATCCAGGCCAAAGACAAGCATGTGGCCCTGATCGGTGGTAATCTCGTTGCCCCTGAGGACAAGGAATCCGTGTTTCTGCCTAAGATCTTCCACGAGGTCGGATTCCCATGCATAATTGTGGTCGGTAAGACAGATGCCGTCCAGACCGATCCCTTTGGCCTCTTCAATCAAGCGGTCCACAGGCACTGAACTGCACGGAGAAGCCGGACAGGTGTGTGCGTGCAAGTCGATGATCATTCCCCCGGATACGTTCTTTTCTACTGTATCATAAGCGTCTTGATCCTTTTGGAGGGGCCGTTGCTGGTTGATAATGGCGCTCACAGGGGCGGGCTCCGGCCCATCTTTCAGGTCGTTCTTAACAAATTGCTCAAGGGTCAGGCTTTCATTCTTGGCCTTCTCATCCTCCCATCGGGCCAGCATGGCTGCCTGGTTTGCAGCATCACAGCACTCTATGAGGAGGTTTGCATGATGCCGGCACGCCTTGCGACCGACAGTCTTGTGGATTTTCCGGGAAAAGCCTTCATCTTCAATATGATACCCCACGGCTTGTTGAAGAAAACGAATTGCCCTTGGGCATTCCGGCGTGGTCCAACGATTCCATTTGCCTTGGATGGCAAGAATCTCCAGGTCAGATATCCTTACGGAGACACGGAGCTCCAGGCTGTATATGTCGTCATCAAGGATGCCGTGAACAAGCAGGTTGTCCCGATCTTTTCTTTGAACGCTTACCAGCTTGTTTCGTACGAATTTCAGCATGTCTCTTCTTGACTCTGCAAGTTCTCAATACCTTCCACAAGCGGACTCCCAGGGGCAAAGGCGGCGCAGCGATTGTACAATCTGGCATTTCCCTTGACCATGTCCCTAAAAAAATCCTTTGCGCCCTCCTTGTCTGTTGGCGCAGCGCTTAACACATCTTTGGTGAGAGACAAGATAACGCTGTGGCAGCACTCCTCCACCATAAAGGTCAGTTGGCTACAAACTTCGGTTTTGCCCATGAGGCCCTTGATGATTTCCAGCATACCGGGTCCTATCCGAACCCCAACCATTTTCTCAAGGGATCCGGCCGGCTTCAGACATTCTTCCTGGTGACTGCGGAGGACTTCACCTCTTGCGCCTGTGATCTCAAGATCGGGCAGCCGGACTATGATTTCAACAAATGCATCCGTCAAGGTGTCCTGCAGTCGGCACCACGACCTCATCGTCTGACCGTCAAGTTGCTCAACACAAGTACATCGATTTCTTGAAAAACCGAGAAGGCTAGGCATGGTTCAAACCCTCCAATAGGGCCTTAAGCTTTTCAGCGCTGATAACGCCTTCACGGAGGAT
This genomic interval from Deltaproteobacteria bacterium contains the following:
- the nth gene encoding endonuclease III — encoded protein: MADKIAKKRIRQILEILRNTYPNVKTALDHRTPLEMLIATILSAQCTDARVNEVTKTLFKKLRTANDFAEVPIEDLEEMIRPTGFYRNKAKSIKACCAGLIEKHGGKVPDNLETLVRLPGVGRKTANVVLGSAFGIPGIVVDTHVKRVSKRIGLTRESDPVKIEFDLMPLIPKKDWIDFSHQMIWHGRRLCTARKPRCPECPLRKLCDYGCEI
- a CDS encoding tRNA 4-thiouridine(8) synthase ThiI produces the protein MISTSQQKKPVAKTGRQVKSNVVRALGLTSGGLDSILSALVLRDQGIEVAWINFETPFFASDKAREAARMTGISLMVKNITGVYIEMLRNPNCGYGANMNPCLDCHALMFQIAGSIMKKEGFDFLFSGEVVGQRPMSQTKPSLRYVEKNSGFDGYILRPLSAKLLPLTIPEELGLVDRERLLGISGRGRKEQIKLAEAFGVTQCPAPAGGCLLTDSAFCKRLKDLFDHQDDCQERDLELLKYGRHFRLREKHKVIVGRTKDDNKRISSFADPCKDIKLRMTDMPSPIVLIPYGAPGEIVHEAATLCAAHSKAPDGQPARVSVKAPGGSSVLTVLSAPREEYHRYLI
- a CDS encoding aromatic ring hydroxylase, yielding MALMTPEQFEESLKKLKPRVFMNGKRVENILENRNTRTVVEANKASYAWALDPRYKDIMTCYSPLIDDAVNRYTHVSAGTEDLVKKAEAGTFTAEMLGTCIYRCAGYDAFHSLAGTTWEMDRDLGTEYHPRFLEYLKMVQTKDLAVAGALTEPRGSRNKKTLDWPDPFLSLKIVDKNKQGIVVRGAKINISGAYASHELAVLPQAAHFEGEEDYAVAFATPVDADGITFVCQYTPYSAERDMAEDIEELGNPVFGQRETSMVVFDNVFVPWERVFHCGEYAYSGKLVSRFARTHRMTCGGTCKVGFMNQIIGASKLIQEYKGLEKATHINDQLMEMVVLRETSRACGLAAAHKGTEEPPGSGVFLPDEIMGNVSKLNVCNAFWRVMALAGDIGGGLIVTLPSLKELKNPEVKDFVEEFYSFGSDEPTENIMKVHKLLQNWTAGLHGVGTWHGAGPVMAQKIMLQRVIDYEHEKNLVKQTLKLKEKRKVKGKD
- a CDS encoding dephospho-CoA kinase yields the protein MEKETDWEKLIRRMELLMRLKSFPVAFKMLEKHEDLEKIPFLRRTEHKVTLCQLITLVRNFDWTVGAELDDFVFPACPSILGLTDTPDTYKDGTFRSIVWVKTKEDARKYEACIPRIPLGKYKAVAMAPLVYNPFEPEIVLIYANPAQMMLLINSLQFEDYEVMQFHCVGESSCSDAIARCYLTGKPSLTIPCYGERRYGHCQDEDLVMAVPAHMMEKALRGMEALYRRGVRYPISFAGAEGDVTPLFPPAYSRLEEFAKTIRGKDNRLLLGVTGGIASGKTAVSDVLQELGVPLIDFDLIARQVVEPGRPAFEKIVDYFGKQVLKEDGALDRKKLSKIVFRDLEKRKKLEAYTHPPIYEEFLKQVNEIAEKDPGAIIQVVVPLLIELNLQYMFHKLLVVHIPQEQQVERLAKRDGISKEEAANILKAQLPIDEKVGYADFVVHNEGSIEETRRQVEDIWERLRKLQKEGSTSK
- a CDS encoding PHP domain-containing protein, with translation MLKFVRNKLVSVQRKDRDNLLVHGILDDDIYSLELRVSVRISDLEILAIQGKWNRWTTPECPRAIRFLQQAVGYHIEDEGFSRKIHKTVGRKACRHHANLLIECCDAANQAAMLARWEDEKAKNESLTLEQFVKNDLKDGPEPAPVSAIINQQRPLQKDQDAYDTVEKNVSGGMIIDLHAHTCPASPCSSVPVDRLIEEAKGIGLDGICLTDHNYAWESDLVEDLRQKHGFLVLRGNEITTDQGHMLVFGLDKPIKGIIRLEDLREDALKEDGFIIVPHPFRGFLTFGVGRLGLTPEKAMERPLFKWVDAVEVMNGKVTEKENRFASKVAAGLGLPVTGGSDAHAIGEVGVYATRFSEVIKDEGGLIKALQNGSYAPIAFRKEPF
- a CDS encoding DUF2889 domain-containing protein, which gives rise to MPSLLGFSRNRCTCVEQLDGQTMRSWCRLQDTLTDAFVEIIVRLPDLEITGARGEVLRSHQEECLKPAGSLEKMVGVRIGPGMLEIIKGLMGKTEVCSQLTFMVEECCHSVILSLTKDVLSAAPTDKEGAKDFFRDMVKGNARLYNRCAAFAPGSPLVEGIENLQSQEETC